One region of Pseudomonas alvandae genomic DNA includes:
- a CDS encoding DUF4212 domain-containing protein, whose translation MSTEKQQAARAYWAENLRWMLVLLAIWFVVSFGFGILLVDSLNTISFFGTPLGFWFAQQGSIYVFVLEIFFYVWKMNQLDRKYDVHED comes from the coding sequence ATGTCCACTGAAAAACAACAGGCTGCGCGTGCCTACTGGGCGGAAAACCTACGCTGGATGCTGGTCTTGCTGGCCATCTGGTTCGTGGTGTCGTTCGGTTTTGGCATCTTGCTGGTCGACTCACTCAATACCATCAGTTTCTTCGGCACGCCCCTGGGGTTCTGGTTTGCCCAGCAGGGATCCATCTACGTCTTTGTGCTCGAGATCTTCTTCTATGTCTGGAAGATGAATCAGCTCGATCGTAAATATGACGTTCACGAAGACTGA
- a CDS encoding sodium:solute symporter family protein has protein sequence MDTKTLIYLVVGATFALYIAIAIWTRAGSTSEYYVASKGVHPVLNGMATGADWMSAASFISMAGIIAFAGYDGSVYLMGWTGGYVLLAMCLAPYLRKFGKFTVPEFVGARYYSQTARVVAVICVIFISFTYVAGQMRGVGIVFSRYLEVDINTGVMIGMAIVFFYSVLGGMKGITYTQVAQYCVMIFAYMVPAIFISMMITGNPIPQLGFISEAAGSGQSVIERLNGLGAELGFTAYTNGTKSTMDVFFITMALMVGTAGLPHVIVRFFTTPTVRDARKSAGYALLFIAILYTTAPAVAAFARTNLLTSIPNVSYSTAPAWFKAWENSGLIAWADKNNDGIIQYSPGAALVGAPSFTGERGAHEQRLLKNQLSPVPNELYVDNDIMVLANPEIAGLPGWVIALIAAGGLAAALSTAAGLLLVISTSISHDLLKSNIMPRINEKQELLAARIAAGVAVLIAGLFGIYPPAFVAQVVAFAFGLAASSFFPVIVMGIFSKRMNREGAIAGMIVGLTFTFTYIVYFKFINPTMNTAEHWWLGVSPEGIGTLGMVFNFLAALVVSRFTAPPPEHIQHLVEDIRVPRGAGAAIDH, from the coding sequence ATGGACACGAAAACCCTGATCTACCTGGTCGTCGGCGCCACCTTCGCGTTGTACATCGCAATCGCGATCTGGACCCGCGCCGGTTCCACCAGTGAATACTACGTCGCCAGCAAGGGCGTGCACCCGGTACTCAACGGCATGGCCACCGGTGCGGACTGGATGTCGGCGGCGTCGTTCATTTCCATGGCGGGGATCATCGCCTTCGCCGGGTACGACGGCTCGGTCTACCTGATGGGTTGGACCGGCGGCTACGTGCTGTTGGCGATGTGCCTGGCACCGTACCTGAGAAAATTCGGCAAGTTCACCGTGCCCGAGTTCGTCGGGGCGCGTTATTACTCGCAGACGGCGCGGGTGGTGGCGGTGATCTGCGTGATTTTCATCTCGTTCACCTATGTGGCGGGGCAGATGCGCGGCGTCGGGATCGTCTTTTCCCGCTACCTGGAAGTGGACATCAACACCGGCGTCATGATCGGCATGGCCATCGTGTTCTTCTACTCGGTGCTGGGCGGCATGAAGGGCATCACCTACACCCAGGTGGCGCAGTATTGCGTAATGATCTTCGCCTACATGGTGCCGGCGATCTTTATCTCGATGATGATCACGGGCAATCCGATCCCACAGTTGGGCTTCATCAGTGAAGCCGCCGGCTCGGGGCAGAGCGTGATCGAGCGGCTCAACGGCCTGGGCGCCGAGTTGGGCTTCACCGCCTATACCAATGGCACCAAATCGACCATGGACGTATTCTTCATCACCATGGCGCTGATGGTCGGTACGGCGGGCCTGCCCCACGTGATCGTGCGATTCTTCACCACGCCCACCGTTCGGGATGCACGCAAGTCGGCCGGCTACGCACTGCTGTTCATCGCCATTCTCTATACCACCGCACCGGCCGTGGCAGCCTTCGCTCGCACCAACCTGCTGACCTCCATCCCCAACGTCAGTTATTCCACCGCGCCGGCCTGGTTCAAGGCCTGGGAAAATTCCGGGTTGATTGCCTGGGCGGACAAGAACAACGACGGCATCATCCAGTACAGCCCGGGCGCAGCGCTGGTCGGCGCGCCGAGTTTTACCGGCGAGCGCGGGGCGCATGAGCAGCGGTTGCTCAAGAACCAGCTTTCACCGGTGCCCAACGAACTTTATGTCGATAACGACATCATGGTGTTGGCCAACCCCGAGATTGCCGGCCTGCCAGGTTGGGTGATCGCCTTGATCGCCGCCGGTGGCCTGGCGGCGGCGCTTTCGACTGCAGCGGGGCTGTTGCTGGTGATCTCCACATCGATCTCCCATGACCTGCTCAAAAGCAACATCATGCCCAGGATCAACGAGAAGCAGGAGTTGCTCGCGGCACGTATCGCGGCGGGCGTGGCGGTCTTGATCGCGGGCCTGTTTGGCATCTATCCACCCGCGTTCGTCGCCCAGGTGGTGGCGTTCGCCTTCGGGTTGGCGGCGTCGTCGTTCTTCCCGGTGATCGTCATGGGGATCTTCTCCAAGCGCATGAACCGTGAAGGCGCGATCGCCGGCATGATCGTCGGGCTGACCTTCACATTCACCTACATCGTCTACTTCAAATTCATCAACCCGACGATGAATACGGCGGAACACTGGTGGCTCGGTGTATCCCCCGAAGGCATCGGCACATTGGGCATGGTCTTCAACTTCCTGGCTGCCTTGGTGGTGTCGCGCTTCACCGCGCCGCCGCCGGAACACATCCAGCACTTGGTTGAGGACATCCGCGTACCGAGGGGGGCCGGCGCCGCCATCGATCACTGA
- a CDS encoding TonB-dependent siderophore receptor has product MASPLRAQDTLELPTTDVQGGRIIQDEGYTASQASTASKSDVPIKEEAQSINVVTQQTLADYQVRSLEDAMKFVSGVSQGNTLGGSRDSLVKRGFGTNDDGSILRDGVRSNLGHNFSATTERVEVLKGPASMLYGALEPGGLVNVISKKPEYTQSTTLSGSAYSEGGGTMAVDTTGPLGDTGLAYRLIAERGHEDYWRNYGVNESTLVAPSLAWNGERASLNLSYEYNEYSNPFDRGTMFTNGHPADIDYDKRLDEPWAKSVGIRETATARFEYELTDAWKTRVTYGWNNDRYSLSIAQPRLSNGVLQRAANGAHYDDETRYASWDFIGNQELFGQRHDLLVGVDNQVSDQFRGKTYRGANQAGFDPAAPVYGGLDKPSVISPTQSNLSNKLTSSSVYLKDNWHLDDRWILVFGGRYQHYDQYTTQGLVPAKPVRDDNGDAFVPFLGLVYKATEELSLYGNYSRSFKPNDVVDKNSRTFQPEEGRSYEIGAKYDPLPGLNINLALFDIVKKNVVTTVDNVSEAAGKVGSQGLELDITGRLAERWDLIGTYAYTHTEILDDPKNEGHRLPDAPKHTASLYLSHHLNVPAEFGAWHAGAGARYVGERAANAANDFWMSSYTVADAFLRWESPVFGHKTSLQLNVDNLFDKQYYPSSTGSELMVNVGEPRTAKLSASVTF; this is encoded by the coding sequence ATGGCAAGCCCCTTGAGGGCACAGGACACTCTCGAGCTGCCCACTACGGATGTGCAAGGCGGCCGGATCATTCAGGACGAAGGCTACACGGCATCGCAAGCCAGCACGGCGAGCAAGAGCGATGTACCGATCAAGGAAGAGGCGCAATCGATCAACGTGGTGACCCAGCAGACCCTGGCGGACTATCAGGTGCGCTCGCTGGAAGACGCGATGAAGTTCGTCAGCGGTGTCAGCCAGGGCAACACCCTGGGCGGCTCGCGGGACTCGCTGGTCAAGCGCGGCTTCGGCACCAACGATGACGGCTCGATCCTGCGCGACGGCGTGCGTTCCAACCTGGGCCACAACTTCAGCGCCACCACCGAGCGGGTCGAAGTGCTCAAGGGCCCTGCCTCGATGTTGTACGGCGCCCTGGAGCCCGGCGGACTGGTCAACGTCATCAGCAAGAAGCCCGAGTACACCCAGAGCACCACGCTGAGCGGTTCCGCCTACAGCGAAGGCGGCGGCACCATGGCCGTGGACACCACTGGCCCCTTGGGCGACACCGGCCTGGCCTATCGCCTGATCGCCGAGCGCGGTCATGAGGATTACTGGCGCAACTACGGCGTCAACGAGAGCACGCTGGTGGCGCCATCGCTGGCGTGGAACGGTGAGCGGGCTTCGTTGAACCTGAGTTATGAGTACAACGAATATTCCAATCCGTTTGACCGGGGGACGATGTTCACCAATGGGCATCCGGCCGATATCGATTACGACAAGCGCCTGGACGAGCCTTGGGCCAAGAGCGTCGGTATTCGTGAGACGGCGACTGCGCGGTTCGAGTACGAGCTGACGGACGCGTGGAAGACGCGGGTGACTTATGGTTGGAACAATGACCGGTACAGTCTTTCGATTGCCCAGCCGCGCCTGTCGAATGGTGTCCTGCAGCGCGCCGCCAACGGTGCGCATTATGACGATGAAACCCGCTACGCCAGTTGGGACTTCATTGGCAATCAAGAATTGTTCGGCCAGCGTCATGATCTGTTGGTGGGCGTCGACAACCAGGTTTCAGACCAGTTTCGGGGCAAGACTTACCGTGGCGCTAACCAAGCAGGCTTCGATCCTGCGGCTCCGGTGTACGGTGGCCTGGATAAGCCCAGCGTCATCAGCCCAACCCAGAGCAACCTGAGCAACAAGCTGACCTCCAGTTCGGTGTATCTGAAGGACAACTGGCACCTGGACGATCGCTGGATCCTGGTGTTTGGCGGTCGTTATCAGCATTACGATCAATACACGACGCAGGGACTCGTCCCGGCCAAGCCAGTTCGCGACGATAATGGTGACGCCTTCGTCCCATTCCTCGGCCTGGTCTACAAAGCCACGGAAGAACTGTCGCTGTATGGCAACTACAGCCGGTCATTCAAACCTAACGATGTGGTCGATAAGAACAGTCGTACCTTCCAGCCAGAGGAGGGCCGCAGCTACGAGATCGGTGCCAAGTACGATCCGCTGCCGGGCTTGAACATCAACCTCGCGCTGTTCGATATCGTGAAAAAGAACGTAGTCACCACCGTCGATAATGTCTCCGAGGCCGCTGGCAAGGTCGGCTCCCAGGGCCTGGAGTTGGACATCACCGGTCGCCTCGCCGAGCGTTGGGACCTTATCGGCACCTACGCCTACACCCACACCGAAATTCTCGATGACCCGAAGAACGAAGGTCATCGCCTGCCCGACGCCCCCAAGCACACCGCCAGCCTGTACCTGAGCCACCACCTGAACGTCCCGGCCGAATTCGGCGCCTGGCACGCCGGTGCCGGTGCCCGTTATGTCGGCGAGCGTGCGGCTAACGCGGCGAACGATTTCTGGATGAGCAGCTACACCGTTGCCGACGCTTTCCTGCGCTGGGAATCGCCAGTGTTCGGACACAAGACGTCGTTGCAGTTGAACGTCGACAACCTGTTCGACAAGCAGTATTACCCGTCGTCCACGGGCAGCGAGTTGATGGTCAACGTCGGCGAGCCGCGCACCGCCAAGTTGAGTGCCAGCGTGACGTTCTGA
- a CDS encoding LLM class flavin-dependent oxidoreductase, translated as MKFSLFVHMERWDESVSHRQLFEDLSELTLMAEAGGFSTVWIGEHHAMEYTISPSPMPLLAYLAGKTTTIHLGAGTIIAPFWHPLRVAGECALLDVISNGRMEVGLARGAYQVEFDRMAGGMPASSGGQALREMVPVVRALWQGDYAHDGEIWKFPTSTSVPKPIRKPHPPMWIAARDPDSHNFAVANGCNVMVTPLMKGDEEVLDLKNKFQAALDNNPDVPRPQLMVLRHTHVHAVDDPEGWKVGAQAISKFYRTFDAWFGNKQVPVNGFLAPSPEEKFAERPEFQLENIRKNTMIGTPQQIIERIKYYQELGVDEFSFWCDNSLSHAEKKKSLELFIQQVVPAFR; from the coding sequence ATGAAATTTTCTTTGTTCGTACACATGGAGCGCTGGGACGAAAGCGTCAGCCATCGCCAGTTGTTCGAAGACCTGAGCGAGCTGACCCTGATGGCCGAGGCCGGTGGTTTCAGCACCGTGTGGATCGGCGAACACCACGCCATGGAATACACCATTTCGCCAAGCCCGATGCCACTGCTGGCGTACCTGGCCGGCAAGACCACCACCATCCACCTCGGCGCCGGCACCATCATCGCGCCGTTCTGGCACCCGCTGCGGGTGGCGGGCGAATGCGCGTTGCTGGACGTGATCAGCAACGGCCGCATGGAAGTCGGCCTGGCCCGGGGCGCCTACCAGGTGGAGTTCGACCGCATGGCCGGCGGCATGCCCGCCTCCTCCGGCGGCCAGGCCTTGCGGGAAATGGTCCCGGTGGTGCGTGCGCTGTGGCAGGGTGATTACGCCCACGACGGCGAGATCTGGAAATTCCCCACCTCCACCAGCGTGCCGAAGCCAATCCGCAAGCCCCATCCACCGATGTGGATCGCCGCCCGCGACCCCGACTCCCATAACTTCGCCGTCGCCAACGGCTGCAACGTGATGGTCACGCCGTTGATGAAGGGCGACGAGGAAGTCCTCGACCTGAAGAACAAATTCCAGGCCGCCCTGGACAACAACCCTGACGTGCCGCGCCCGCAACTGATGGTACTGCGCCACACCCACGTACACGCCGTGGACGATCCCGAAGGTTGGAAAGTCGGTGCCCAGGCGATTTCCAAGTTCTACCGCACCTTCGATGCCTGGTTCGGCAACAAGCAGGTACCGGTCAACGGCTTCCTGGCGCCGAGCCCGGAAGAGAAGTTCGCCGAGCGTCCGGAATTCCAGCTGGAAAACATCCGCAAGAACACCATGATCGGCACCCCTCAGCAGATCATCGAGCGGATCAAGTATTACCAGGAACTGGGCGTGGACGAGTTCAGCTTCTGGTGCGACAACAGCCTGTCCCATGCCGAGAAGAAGAAGTCCCTCGAGCTGTTTATCCAGCAGGTCGTGCCGGCGTTTCGCTGA
- a CDS encoding flavin reductase family protein, whose amino-acid sequence MIDANVYKQVMGSFPSGVTVITTLDDDGQIVGLTASAFSSLSMEPALVLFCPNYSSDSYPVLIKNKRFAIHLLSGGQQNEAYAFARKGKDKAQGIDWTLSERGNPLLDNATAIIECELWREYEGGDHAIMVGAVKNLIVPQHTPGPLVYCHGKMGALPVLA is encoded by the coding sequence ATGATCGATGCCAACGTTTACAAACAAGTCATGGGCTCGTTCCCGTCCGGTGTGACGGTGATCACCACCCTCGACGATGACGGACAAATCGTCGGCCTGACCGCCAGCGCCTTCAGCTCGTTGTCGATGGAACCGGCCCTGGTGCTGTTCTGCCCCAACTACAGCTCCGATTCCTATCCGGTGCTGATCAAGAACAAGCGCTTCGCCATCCACCTGCTGTCCGGCGGCCAGCAGAACGAAGCCTATGCCTTCGCCCGCAAAGGCAAGGACAAGGCCCAGGGCATCGACTGGACCCTGAGCGAACGGGGCAACCCGCTGCTTGACAACGCCACCGCCATCATCGAGTGCGAACTGTGGCGCGAATACGAAGGCGGTGACCACGCCATCATGGTCGGCGCGGTGAAGAACCTGATCGTGCCGCAACACACACCGGGCCCCCTGGTTTATTGCCACGGCAAGATGGGCGCCCTGCCCGTCCTCGCCTGA
- a CDS encoding ABC transporter ATP-binding protein → MSAVKDPAQQNNKTLVSLRNLNKHYGDFAAVDDISLEIQDGEFLTFLGSSGSGKSTTLSMLAGFETPSSGEILVDGKSLVNVPPHKRDIGMVFQRYSLFPHLSVRDNIAFPLAIRKLAAAERDRRVDAMLKLVQLEQFAHRRPSQLSGGQQQRVAIARALVYEPRILLMDEPLGALDKKLREDLQDELRQLHRRLGITIVYVTHDQEEAMRLSQRIAIFSHGKIVGLGSGYDLYQNPPNAFVASFLGNSNFLKLKAQGNAAATFEGQSLSIRLTAGLQAHQDVLLMVRPEKALALSVEQASQDTLPAGWNEVAAKVVEVLFLGESQTCSVVTSGGTAMTVKALSAAGMPLKAGDPVRVRWATADACVYTQWAESDLNKAAGAH, encoded by the coding sequence ATGAGTGCCGTCAAAGACCCCGCACAACAGAACAACAAGACCCTGGTCAGCCTGCGCAACCTGAACAAGCACTACGGCGACTTTGCCGCCGTGGACGATATTTCCCTGGAAATCCAGGACGGCGAGTTCCTGACCTTCCTCGGCTCCAGCGGCTCGGGCAAGAGCACCACCCTGTCGATGCTGGCCGGGTTCGAAACCCCCAGCAGCGGCGAGATCCTGGTGGACGGCAAATCCCTGGTCAACGTGCCGCCGCACAAGCGCGACATCGGCATGGTGTTCCAGCGCTATTCGCTGTTCCCACACCTGTCGGTGCGCGACAACATCGCCTTTCCCCTGGCGATCCGCAAACTGGCGGCGGCTGAACGTGATCGCCGCGTCGATGCAATGCTCAAGCTGGTTCAGTTGGAACAGTTCGCCCATCGCCGTCCGTCGCAGCTGTCTGGCGGCCAGCAGCAACGCGTGGCGATTGCCCGGGCGCTGGTCTACGAGCCACGCATCCTGTTGATGGACGAACCCCTCGGCGCCCTGGATAAAAAGCTCCGCGAAGACTTGCAAGACGAGTTGCGCCAACTGCATCGGCGCCTGGGCATCACCATCGTCTACGTCACCCATGACCAGGAAGAAGCCATGCGCCTGTCCCAGCGCATCGCGATTTTCAGCCACGGCAAGATTGTCGGCCTGGGCAGCGGCTATGACCTCTACCAGAACCCACCAAATGCCTTTGTCGCCTCGTTCCTGGGCAACTCCAACTTCCTCAAGCTCAAGGCCCAGGGCAATGCCGCGGCGACCTTCGAAGGCCAGTCGCTGTCGATCCGCCTGACTGCCGGCCTGCAAGCCCACCAGGACGTGTTGCTGATGGTGCGCCCGGAAAAAGCCTTGGCCTTGAGCGTCGAACAAGCCAGCCAGGACACCCTGCCGGCCGGCTGGAACGAAGTCGCGGCCAAGGTCGTGGAAGTGCTGTTCCTCGGCGAAAGCCAGACCTGCAGCGTAGTGACCTCCGGCGGCACCGCGATGACCGTCAAGGCGCTGTCCGCCGCCGGCATGCCGCTCAAGGCCGGCGACCCGGTGCGCGTGCGCTGGGCCACCGCCGATGCTTGCGTCTACACCCAATGGGCCGAGAGCGACCTGAACAAGGCCGCCGGCGCTCACTGA
- a CDS encoding ABC transporter permease translates to MLLTPNAMSRRMRFGLYFTTGVIALFLLLPIVFIVLLSFGSSQWLVFPPPGWTFKWYGQFFSNPDWMSAALTSLKVAVLTTVCAVALGLPTAFALVRGRFPGREMLYGLFTLPMIVPLVIIAVAVYALFLKLGYTGTMFAFVVSHVIVALPFTIISIINSLKLFDQSIEDAAVICGASRLQAVFKVTFPAIRPGMVAGALFAFLVSWDEVVLSVMMASPTLQTLPVKMWTTLRQDLTPVIAVASTLLIGLSVLVMVIAAALRRRNEISA, encoded by the coding sequence ATGCTCCTGACTCCCAATGCCATGAGCCGGCGCATGCGGTTCGGCCTCTATTTCACCACGGGCGTGATCGCATTGTTCCTGCTGTTGCCGATCGTGTTCATCGTGCTGCTGTCGTTCGGCTCCTCCCAGTGGCTGGTGTTCCCGCCACCGGGCTGGACGTTCAAATGGTACGGCCAGTTCTTTTCCAACCCGGACTGGATGAGCGCCGCGCTGACCAGCCTCAAGGTCGCGGTGCTGACCACCGTCTGCGCTGTCGCCCTCGGCCTGCCTACTGCGTTTGCCCTGGTGCGCGGGCGTTTCCCCGGCCGGGAAATGCTCTACGGCCTGTTCACCCTGCCGATGATCGTACCGCTGGTGATCATCGCGGTGGCGGTGTACGCGCTGTTCCTCAAGCTCGGCTACACCGGGACGATGTTTGCCTTCGTGGTCAGCCATGTGATCGTCGCGCTGCCGTTCACCATTATCTCGATCATCAACTCGCTCAAGCTGTTCGACCAATCCATCGAGGACGCGGCCGTGATCTGCGGTGCTTCGCGCCTGCAAGCGGTGTTCAAGGTGACGTTCCCGGCGATTCGCCCGGGCATGGTCGCCGGGGCGCTGTTCGCGTTCCTGGTGTCGTGGGACGAGGTGGTGCTGAGCGTGATGATGGCCAGCCCGACCCTGCAAACCCTGCCCGTAAAAATGTGGACCACCCTGCGCCAGGACCTGACGCCTGTGATCGCCGTCGCTTCGACGCTGCTGATCGGCCTCTCGGTGTTGGTGATGGTGATCGCCGCCGCCCTGCGCCGGCGCAATGAAATCAGCGCCTGA
- a CDS encoding ABC transporter permease, with translation MKMTAAATPRTGSATGAAGSASAATVTSKQTPSLAQRWRGAGNLLPALLFLGLFFLAPLIGLLLRGVLEPVPGLGNYEQLFANSAYARVLFNTFSVAGLVTLFSLLLGFPLAWAITLVPRGWGRWMLNIVLLSMWTSLLARTYSWLVLLQASGVVNKALMALGVIDQPLEMVHNLTGVVIGMSYIMIPFIVLPLQATMQAIDPMILQAGSICGASPWTNFFRVFLPLCRPGLFSGGLMVFVMSLGYYVTPALLGGAQNMMLPEFIIQQVQSFLNWGLASAGAALLVAITLVLFYFYLKLQPESPVGASNAR, from the coding sequence ATGAAAATGACGGCAGCGGCAACCCCTCGCACCGGGAGCGCCACCGGCGCTGCCGGTTCGGCAAGCGCCGCGACCGTGACGTCGAAACAGACGCCCTCCCTGGCACAACGCTGGCGGGGTGCGGGCAACCTGCTCCCCGCCCTGCTGTTCCTCGGTCTGTTTTTCCTGGCGCCGCTGATCGGCCTGCTGCTGCGCGGGGTGCTGGAGCCGGTGCCGGGCCTGGGCAACTACGAGCAATTGTTCGCCAACTCGGCCTACGCCCGGGTGTTGTTCAACACCTTTTCGGTGGCCGGGCTGGTGACGCTGTTCAGCCTCTTGCTGGGCTTCCCGCTGGCCTGGGCGATCACCCTGGTGCCCCGTGGCTGGGGCCGCTGGATGCTGAACATCGTGCTGCTGTCGATGTGGACCAGCCTGCTGGCCCGCACCTACTCCTGGCTGGTGCTGCTGCAAGCCTCGGGCGTGGTGAACAAGGCGTTGATGGCGCTGGGTGTCATCGATCAGCCGCTGGAAATGGTGCACAACCTCACCGGCGTGGTGATCGGCATGAGCTACATCATGATCCCGTTCATCGTCCTGCCGTTGCAGGCGACCATGCAAGCCATCGACCCGATGATCCTGCAGGCCGGCTCCATCTGCGGCGCCAGCCCCTGGACCAACTTCTTCCGGGTGTTCCTGCCGCTGTGCCGGCCAGGGCTGTTCTCGGGCGGGCTGATGGTCTTCGTGATGTCCCTCGGTTACTACGTGACCCCTGCGCTGCTGGGCGGCGCGCAGAACATGATGCTGCCGGAATTCATCATCCAGCAGGTGCAATCGTTCCTCAATTGGGGCCTGGCCAGTGCCGGCGCAGCCTTGTTGGTGGCGATCACCCTGGTGTTGTTCTACTTCTACCTGAAGCTCCAGCCGGAATCCCCGGTCGGCGCCAGCAACGCGAGGTAA
- a CDS encoding ABC transporter substrate-binding protein, with product MVLKKSAAAILFAGLLSVTSQATMAAESVNFVSWGGSTQDAQKQAWADPFSKASGITVVQDGPTDYGKLKAMVESGNVQWDVVDVEADFALRAAAEGLLEPLDFSVVQRDKIDPRFVSDHGVGSFYFSFVLGYNEGKLGSGKPQDWSALFDTKTYPGKRALYKWPSPGVLELALLADGVTQDKLYPLDLDRAFKKLDTIKKDIVWWGGGAQSQQLLASGEASIGQFWNGRIYALQQDGAPVGVSWKQNLVMADILVIPKGSKNKAAAMKFLANASSAKGQADFSNLTAYAPVNVDSIARLDSVLAPNLPTAYAKDQITLDFAYWAKNGQDIATRWNEWLVK from the coding sequence ATGGTGTTGAAGAAAAGTGCAGCCGCAATTCTTTTTGCCGGCCTGCTGAGTGTCACCAGCCAGGCGACGATGGCCGCTGAAAGCGTCAACTTCGTCAGTTGGGGTGGCAGCACCCAGGACGCGCAGAAACAGGCCTGGGCCGATCCGTTCAGCAAGGCCAGCGGCATCACCGTGGTCCAGGACGGCCCGACCGACTACGGCAAGCTCAAGGCCATGGTCGAAAGTGGCAACGTGCAGTGGGACGTGGTCGACGTCGAAGCCGACTTCGCCCTGCGCGCCGCCGCCGAAGGCCTGCTCGAACCCCTCGACTTCTCGGTCGTGCAGCGCGACAAGATCGACCCGCGCTTCGTCTCCGACCACGGCGTCGGCTCCTTCTACTTCTCGTTCGTGCTCGGCTACAACGAAGGCAAGCTCGGTTCGGGCAAGCCCCAGGACTGGTCCGCGCTGTTCGACACCAAGACCTACCCCGGCAAGCGCGCCCTCTACAAATGGCCAAGCCCTGGCGTGCTGGAACTGGCCCTGTTGGCCGACGGCGTGACCCAGGACAAGCTCTATCCGCTGGACCTGGACCGCGCCTTCAAGAAGCTCGACACCATCAAGAAAGACATCGTCTGGTGGGGCGGCGGCGCCCAGTCCCAGCAGTTGCTCGCGTCCGGCGAAGCCAGCATCGGCCAGTTCTGGAACGGTCGTATCTACGCCCTGCAGCAAGACGGCGCGCCGGTTGGCGTGAGCTGGAAACAGAACCTGGTCATGGCCGACATCCTGGTCATTCCAAAAGGCTCGAAAAACAAGGCCGCCGCCATGAAGTTCCTGGCCAACGCCAGCAGCGCCAAGGGCCAGGCCGATTTCTCCAACCTGACCGCCTACGCGCCGGTCAACGTCGACAGCATCGCACGCCTGGATTCGGTGCTCGCCCCCAACTTGCCGACCGCCTACGCCAAGGATCAGATCACGCTTGATTTTGCGTACTGGGCCAAGAACGGTCAGGACATTGCGACACGGTGGAACGAATGGCTGGTCAAATGA
- the ribBA gene encoding bifunctional 3,4-dihydroxy-2-butanone-4-phosphate synthase/GTP cyclohydrolase II, with product MAFNSIQEIIEDYRLGKMVLLVDDEDRENEGDLLLAADCCNAQAISFMAREARGLICLTLTDEHCQRLGLEQMVPSNGSVFSTAFTVSIEAAIGVTTGISAADRARTVAAAVATDAGPNDIVQPGHIFPLRAKEGGVLTRAGHTEAGCDLARLAGFTPASVIVEVMNDDGTMARRPDLEIFARKHGIKIGTIADLIHYRLSTEHTVVRIGERELPTVHGTFRLFTFEDRIEGGVHMAMVMGDIRREEPTLVRVHVIDPLRDLVGAEYNGPSNWTLWAALQRVAEEGRGVVVVLANHESSQALLERVPQLTQPPRQFSRSQSRIYSEVGTGAQILQDLGVGKLRHLGPPLKYAGLTGYDLEVVESIPFAG from the coding sequence ATGGCCTTTAACAGCATTCAGGAAATCATCGAAGACTACCGCCTGGGCAAGATGGTGTTGCTGGTGGATGACGAAGATCGGGAAAACGAAGGCGACCTGCTGCTGGCTGCCGACTGCTGCAATGCCCAGGCGATCAGCTTCATGGCCCGGGAAGCGCGCGGTTTGATTTGCCTGACCCTGACCGACGAGCATTGCCAGCGCCTGGGTCTCGAGCAGATGGTGCCGAGCAACGGCAGCGTGTTCAGCACAGCGTTCACCGTGTCCATCGAGGCCGCCATCGGCGTGACCACCGGCATTTCCGCCGCCGACCGGGCACGCACCGTTGCCGCCGCCGTGGCCACCGATGCCGGGCCCAACGACATTGTGCAGCCGGGGCACATCTTCCCGCTGCGGGCCAAGGAAGGCGGCGTGCTCACCCGCGCCGGGCACACCGAAGCAGGCTGCGACCTGGCGCGCCTGGCGGGTTTCACACCGGCCTCGGTAATCGTCGAAGTGATGAACGACGACGGCACCATGGCCCGTCGGCCGGACCTGGAGATCTTCGCTCGCAAGCACGGCATCAAGATCGGCACGATCGCCGACCTGATTCACTACCGCCTGAGCACAGAGCACACCGTGGTGCGCATCGGCGAACGGGAACTGCCGACGGTGCACGGCACCTTCCGCCTGTTCACCTTTGAAGATCGCATCGAAGGCGGCGTGCACATGGCGATGGTCATGGGCGACATTCGCCGGGAGGAACCGACCCTGGTGCGCGTGCACGTGATCGACCCGCTGCGCGACCTGGTAGGCGCCGAGTACAACGGCCCTTCCAACTGGACGCTCTGGGCGGCGCTGCAACGGGTCGCCGAAGAAGGCCGTGGCGTGGTGGTGGTGCTGGCGAATCACGAGTCGTCCCAGGCCCTGCTTGAGCGTGTGCCGCAGCTCACCCAACCGCCCCGTCAGTTCAGCCGTTCCCAATCGCGCATCTATTCTGAAGTAGGCACGGGCGCGCAGATCCTGCAGGACCTGGGCGTCGGGAAACTGCGGCACCTGGGCCCGCCGCTCAAGTACGCGGGGTTGACCGGGTATGACCTGGAGGTGGTGGAGAGTATTCCGTTCGCGGGATAA